The DNA sequence ggagagggagaagcaggcttcccactgagcagggagcctgatatggagctcaatcccaggagtctgcgatcgtgacctgagccaaaggcagacgctcaactgaccaGTCCACCCACGTACCccaatcctgagattaagagtcgcacactcgacccactgagccagccctgTGCTCTTGAAAATGCAATTTTGAAAAGGGCCTATTCATGATACAATAAAGACTAGACAATAACCAGTAACAAACCTATCAAGAAATAGGCAAAACTCACGTGAGAAAAGCTATGAAATTTTACTGATggtttatataaaacaaataaagaaaagagatatggggcacctgggtggctcagtgggttaaagcctctgccttcggctcagatcatggtcccagggtcctgggatcgagccccacatcgggctctctgctcagcagggagcctgcttcctcctctctctctgcctgcttctctgcctacttatgatctctgtctgtcaaataaataaataaataatatcttttaaaaagaaagaaaagaaaagagatatgaAGTTCCGAGATAGGAAGACTTGATATGGTAAAGATGTCAGTTGTCCTCATAATAATTTATAGAtgcaaaatactcccaaaatctTAAGCAAgttttttttcatagaattctgtaagctgattctaaaatcatATGCAAGACAAGATGCTCAAGGAcagtgaagaaaaagaacaaggtgAGGTGTAATATAGAACCACAGCAAGTTCCTATGAAAGGAGCTTATCAGAGTAGCACAGAGCACTCCAAAATAAATTCATGTTCATATGAGAATTTAGTTCTGTTAAATGTGCCATTTCAAACTGGTAAAGAAAGAATGCACTTTAGTAAACGATATAATCACTTACcatttggaaagaaaagacatttagaaacctcattaaaaaaaaaaaaaaaagagttccatctgggtaaagacctaaatgtaagaaagaaaaagtatcagacaaaaatataagaaaattaccCTGGGGAAGGAGTCTTCTTAAATATGACATAAAAACCGTAAAGAGAAGATTGACACatttagccatttaaaaatgaaaaacctgaGGGTAGGAATTTTTCCCAAGAATGCATAGTTGGTTTGATAccaaaagtaatataaaaaaatttaccacatcaacaaaataaaggaggaaaaacccCACATAAACATATCAGGAGGTGCTGAGAAATCATTAAATAAAGTTCTAGACATTTCCTATAAGTCTAAGTCAAATAAGAGTGGAGGAAATTCGTATTATGATAATTAACTATTTATCCAAAACTAATTTCTAATTAGTGATGCACTAGCAACAGTTCCTTGAAGATCAAGAGCAGGACAAAGACGCCCCTTATCATCActattatttaatattgttttggAAGTTCTAGGAAATGCAatacacaagaaataaaatagttgGTAAAACCATGgagaaaaaatggtaaaaaggggtgggggagaggtttTCTGACATATAACTGTATGCTCAGAAAACCCAGTAagctttaataaaaaaacaattgGAACTAATCAGAGTTTAAGGGTGCAGGTAGAAGGCAAATGTATAATTATCAATTGTGTTTCTCCAATACCAGCGATCAGTACAGAAATGGGGAAGGGCGCTCCATTCATAAGAGCAattaaaatacttgggaattatctttttttttttttaaagattttatttatttatttgacagacagagatcacaagcaggcagagaggcaggcagagagagaggaggaagcaggctccccgctgagcagagagcccgatgcagggctccatcccaggaccctgagatcatgacctgagcggaaggcagaggctttaacccactgagccacccaggcgcccctgggaattatcttaaaaagacaattacaggggtgcctgggtggctcagtggattaaggcctctgcctttggctcaggttatgatcccagggtcctgggatggagccccgcattgcgggggtggggggtggtctctgctcagcagggggtttgcttctccctctcccacttcccctgcttgtgttccctctttcgctgtgtctctccctgtcaaacaaataaataaaatcttttttaaaaggagggggTAGAACAATAAATGTCTGAAAATAGTTCAgaaaattaggagaaagaaagcctAACAGTAGTGGTTGGGAGGGGAATGGTTCTTGCCTCACTAGGTAAGCAGCATGCTATATAAGGGACTGGAATAGAAACGGGGGTATTCCCCCAGGGGTAATGGGACATAAAAGCTCAGTCATACACCTCTGAAGAAACCTCAAGTCATTTGTCTATGACAAAgagatatttattaataataatattcttaTTCTCTTGAGGTATCACATGGAGATCGGCtgctggggagggagtgggagaaggtcCTCGAACACTAGTCAGGCTAAGGGCGTACCTCATCAGGGCTGGGGTCAGATCGTTCCTTCTCTGTGTTGTGTGTCTGCCCAGGTGTTGCCATGGTGATGCCAGTGGAGGACAGCAAGGTGCGGGTCGTGGTGCGGGTCCGGCCCCCCACTCCGAGAGAGCTGGAGAGTCAGCGGCGGCCTGTGGTTCAGGTGGTGGATGAGCGGGTGCTGGTGTTTGACCCTGAGGAGCCCGACGGGGGCTTCCTTGGCCTCAAGTGGGGCAGCACCCACGATGGCCCCAAGAAGAAGGGCAAAGACCTGACGTTTGTCTTTGACCGGGTCTTTGGTGAGGCGGCCACCCAACAGGACGTATTCCAGCACACCACCCACAGCGTTCTGGACAGCTTCCTCCAGGGCTACAACTGCTCAGGTGAGagcgggggcagggaggagggaaagccCCAGCTGGTAGCAGCCTTGcctccctgcttccttctttttttttttttttaaagattttatttatttatttgaaagacagagatcacaagtaggcagagaggcagacagagagagagggggaagcaggctccccgctgagcagagagcccgatgcagggctcgatcccaggaccctgagatcatgacccgagccgaaggcagaggcttaacccactgagacacccaggcacccctccctgcttccttctgAGGGCTTCCTGAGTCCTGTGACTGTGCCTTCCTTACCCTCAGCTGGGCACTTGCCCAGGAGGATGCTGGACCTTTCATTCTGTGTGCGACACACCCTCCCAGGCTCTAGTAGTGGGTCACACAGACGTGGTTCCTGTCCTCTTGAGGCTTGTATTCTAGAGGGGGGAGAAGATACTAATCACAAATCACCCCCAAAATGTGTGATTATAAACTGAGGTAAGTGATATGAGGAACAGAGAACCGCAGGCCTTCGGCAGAGGAAGCTGCCCAGCCTGGAGAAGGGTCCCCCGGGAATGGGAGAAGCTCCCACGCGCAGTGGAGACTCTCTGCCCTGGCATCCACAGGCCCTCGGGGAGCTAGGCCATAGGCACAGGGAGCTGCAAAGCTGCAGTGTGAACACGGAGGGGCGGGGGTGCGAGTGTTTAGGAGCCCTGGGACCGACCACAGGAAGGGGCTTGGGGAGAAAGGGGGCGCCAGGCTGGGTGGCAATGTACAGAGGGATTCCTAGGGCAGGCAGATCAGGcccccccactgccctcccccaactctgTCCCCCATAGTGTTTGCCTATGGGGCCACCGGGGCTGGGAAGACACACACCATGCTGGGAAGAGAAGGGGACCCTGGCATCATGTACCTGACAACCATGGAACTCTACAGGCGGCTTGAGGCCCACCAGGAGGAGAAACGATTTGAGGTTCTCATCAGCTACCAGGAGGTAGGGCTGTTCCCTCCCAGGCCTGAGTGGCCCCAGTGACAGATAGTGTGGGAGGGAGTCAGCAGCCCAGAGGGCACAGATGAGGCTCTGAGAGACACAACATTGGAACAAAACCTGCCTATCTTGCTCTTACTGTGTACCGATGTCCTGCAGAGGGCCACTCCTGGCTTGGTGTCCTGCCAGGCTTTCCCAGCCCTgcacctctgcctgcccctggccTCTGGGAAGAGGGTTCCTGAAGGGCCCTCTTCTCTCAGGCCTCtcttgcctccttcctcctcaggtGTACAATGAGCAGATCCATGACCTCCTGGAGCCCAAGGGGCCCCTCGCCATCCGGGAGGACCCCGACAAGGGCGTGGTGGTGCCAGGACTCTCCTTCCACCAGGTGTGGGATGGGGCTCGGGTGGCAGGAGGAGCCCCGATGCTTCTCCAGGGTTCTCTCTCACCAGGCAGTCTGGGGATGCCCTGGATCCTGGGGTGGTTCTAGAAAGCAGCTCTTCCGGCTGGGGGAGAAGCCCTGGCTGGGGAGACCACAGCGCCCTTCCTGGGCATCTCCTCTGTAGCCCACCTCCGCGGAGCAGCTTTTGGAGCTGCTGACCAGGGGGAACCACAACCGCACGCAGCACCCAACTGACGCCAACGCTACATCCTCCCGCTCCCATGCCATCTTCCAGGTGAGACAGGTCGAGGGTTGGAGCCCGAAGCTGGGGCTCCTGATGCCCAGCACCCCTCACGCCTGCTGTCTGCCCTCCAttccctccccctcaccccccaagaTCTTCGTGAAGCAGCAGGACCGGGTTCCAGGTCTGACTCAGGCCCTTCGAGTGGCCAAGATGAGCCTGATCGACCTGGCCGGTTCGGAGCGGGCGTCCAGCACCCATGCGAAGGGGGAGCGGCTGCGGGAGGGCGCCAACATCAACCGGTCCCTGCTGGCCCTCATCAATGTCCTCAACGCCCTGGCCGATGCCAAGGTAAAGCCACACAGCCCCGGGGGCCTGCCTGGGACAGCCACTGAGTGCCCAAAGCCCAGGGTCCTTCCCTCCGGCCCCGGGCCAGCGGCCACTGGGTCTCAGCCGAGATCAGTCCTGCCCAGCCATCTCAGCTCATGGCCTCTTGCTGTCGCCCCAGGGCCGTAAGTCTCACGTGCCCTACCGGGACAGCAAGCTGACCCGTCTGCTCAAGGACTCCATCGGGGGCAACTGCCACACGGTGATGATCGCTACCATCAGCCCCTCCAGTCTGACCTACGAGGACACCTACAACACCCTCAAGTATGCCGACCGCGCCAAGGAAATCAAGCTCGCGGTGTGTGCCGGCCAGAGATGGCCCACccggtgtggggtggggggcaggaggaggaagggacaggacCCACCAGCGTTTTCCGGTACCTGGAGCAAGCATTTCCCCAAGGCAGAGGGGAAAAGTTCCCTAGCCTCCATCTTCAGGGAAATTCTTTGGGATAGAAGTGACTCGGTCCCCATCCTTGGGCAGACTCCAGCTCGGGGAGAGGCAGGACAGTCTCCAGGCTTGAAAAAGAGAGGAAGCTATCACAGCCGTGGGCTAACAGGCAAAATCATCTCAAGAGGGAGATGACAGAAAGGTGGCCAAGCGCTGGCCCATGAGAGCTGCCCTGGCCTGGTGAGGGCGTCCTGGTCAGGGAGTCAGGAGGCTCAGGTTCAAAGGCATCCTTCTGCCTTTTGCTGTGGCCTCAGGCAAGCCACTCACTGCCCTTCTGCAGTCTGGTGCCCCCTTGGGGAGGGTGAGGGAAGGGTGAGTCTCCGGAGTGTGAGGGAAGTGCCTCGCTCAGAACCTGACTCTTGCAAGCGGTTGCCAAAAGCTGCTTTGAATGAACACATGAACCTCTCCCCTGGGCTCCCATCTCAGCTTAAGAGCAACGTGATCAGCCTGGACTGTCACATCAGCCAGTATGCCACCGTCTGCCAGCAGCTGCAGGCTGAGGTGAGGGGCCTGCCTGGGGAGCTCGATGGGGAGGCAGGACGGGGCGGGAGGGCCagagctgggccctggggctcTGAGGGACTGGTTGCTTTGATGGCAGGTGGCTGCCCTGAGGGAGAAGCTCCAAGTATATGAGGCGAGAGCGGGGGCCAGACCGCAGGACCTCCTGAAATCCCCCAAATCGGGCCCTTCCCAGCAACTGTGAGTCCTGTGGGCGCCCTTGCCCTCTTCGGTTCAGCAGGGAAAGCCCCCCTTCTCCAGCTTCTGTGCTGCCTCCTGGGGTCCGGGGTTCCCAGCCCATGCCCAGCACACGGATTATCACTCTCTACGACACTGATTGTTGCCTCTAGTGCTTGCTCTCATAGGACACAGTGCCTTCTAGATTGTCCTAAGAGCAACTCTAAGTAACATTAAAGTAGAAGAAATGCTCCACACCAGATGACTAAGTGACACCCCCAGCCCACAGAAGCAGCATATACTCCCTTAAAAGAAGATGAAGTTGGGGAGGAGGCAGCATTGTGTCCTAAACCAGGAAATCACAGACGCTTCCTACCCTTTGCTACTGCCCCCTTGTTACTCGAGCTGGGCCCTATACCACCTTGTGCCACAGAGACCCTGCCCTTCCCGCTTTCCCACCTCTcaacccttccctctccccactagCCTTACCAGCCAGCCCTCACCCTCCGGCCTTCCCAGCCAGCCCTGCACTCCAGAGCTCCACACAGGGTCTGCAGTCCTTCAGGAGGAGAGCCTGGGGCCAGAGACCCAAGTGGGGAGGGTCGTGGAAAGGAACTCCCCAGACCTGGAGCTGCCCCAggaagacaaggacaaagacgcAGTGGAGAAGGAGGTAGGACAGAGGGGATGGAATTTGGGAAGCAGTGGGCCTCCCCAACTCATAGACTCCCTTCATTTCTGGGTTCCTTACTTGGATGTCTTACATCTTAGTCATTAGGGGGCTTTCAGATCCTATGCAGGAAGGGTAACTCCTCTGTGTCTGCATTGAGGGGTAAGCCCCcagaaggggagcagggagggggaaatggCCTGGGAAAGAGAAAGTCTCAACTAGGACCCAGTCAATTCAAGAGTCCTCATTCCCACTCTTGGGGGATGGAAAGGTTTTAAGATCTGCTTATGTAGGGGAGGGTGGCCATCCAGGGCCCTTTATCTATGACTTCCTTCCTCCTTAGGTTCCCATCCAGGTACCAAAGCAGACCCTCGGACACCAGCTGCCAAGGTCCCCTAGCCTGACCCTGCAGCCCAAGCCAGACGTGGGCTGCCTCTCCCCACAGAACTTGGGCAGAGACCATTCTAAGCAGTAGGTGTCTTCTTGCTCTCCTCTGGGGTTCAGAGTGGCAGTTGATGGGTTCCAGACTTACTGGGGTGGGAGCTGGTATTAAGTATATTGCAAAAGTTTTGGTTTTGCCCTAGTTGAGAGTTGCATCTTTTTTCCTCAACATTGTCCCTTAACCACTTTCAACGAACTAGAAATTCTCACCTACTCTGTCTTCTTATCAtcctctctattcttttttttttctttcgttcttttttatcattttatttatttatttgacagagatcacaagtaggcagagaagcaggcagagagagaggaagggaagcaggctccctgctgagcagagagcacaatgtggggctcgatcccaggaccctgagatcatgacctgagccgaaagcagaggctttaacccactgagccacccaggcgcccccatcctcTCTATTCTTCCACTCTGTCCATTTGGTGGAAAAAAACATCCAATTCCATCCCGGATTTGGCTGGCAAGTTAGCCCCAAGTTAGCGTGGGGCTCCGGGGCCTAGCGCTCTGCTTCCCAGTCTGGGGCCTGAGCTGTCTGTCCCCTGCAGGGAGGAACCAAGCAACCGAGAGAAGTTGGATGACGAGCTCAGGAAGGGACCACCTTCTTGAGCCAGGTGCTTACCATGTGTCCTCACCGACAGATTGTGGCCATTTCTTCTCAGAAGTAAATACAGACCACTACCCAAAGCCAAAGAGAAATGGATTCTGgatccttctttctgtctttaataGAGAGGTCCTGCTAGTATGTTTTTTCTTGGCCCCTAGAACATAAATCCCCGGCCACTTAGCTTTGCTGCTGCCAACCCCACTCCTGCCTCCCCAGCACGCTTCACGCTAGGCAGTATATTTAAAGCTTCCGGACAGAAGGgcttgtttaattttatttcttgttgggGAGTGTCTGTTCCCGACTCAGCAAAAATGCCGCAGCCTGAATAATCAGCGGCTCATTATCTGTCTGCGGTGCTGACTCCCCAGGGCCCTGGAGTGGCAGGGATGCACTGGCAGGAGGTCCCCTTGGCCCCGGGGCTCCCACCGATGAGTCAGGGTCTCTGTGCCCTCGTGTCCCCTTACTGCGAGGACAGAAGACACCAGGGTTCTCATTTCCGCTTTGCCTCTAGTTTTGTGGTACCTAAAAGGTGCTTCAGTCCTAGCTGTGATTTGGGGATAGGTCTTCATTCTCCCTACTTCTTAGAGCTAATAATAGATACTAATAAAATGTGACAGATAGACCCCACATATCAGGGGCTGCAGAACATGCTAGATCTTCTCCATACTTGGAGACACCCTAACAACCAGATAATGAAAAATCATTTCTCTTTGGCTTTAGACTTTAGAATCTTAGACCACCAGGGCCCTGAGTGGATCTTAGATTTTCCAGTTCAACggttttttcagaatttttttagcTACCAAGTCCTTTTTTCAAATGGAATCTTACGCTGAAGTTTAATATGTAGAACAGATGAAGCAGAGTGACTCCCATTTTCAAGGTCCTCTGATGGGTTTCTAGAAACCTAATTTGGAAATCTCTGGTAAAGATCTGCTCCCCGCTGGCCAGATCGGGACCTGAGGCATTCACCCAGGGCCACATggccagagggacaggaagaggctTGAGTCCCCGACAGCCAGGCCAATGAATTTCTCCCTAGACACCCCCTTCTCTCAGTGGTCTAATCTTCTTAGAATGTGTGGCTCAGGCAGACGTCGAATGAGTTTCTGCTATGTCCTTTTTAATTTATATCCTACCTTCTCTCAGAAAGGCCTGGAGGCtgctttgtaaaatgagtttggattcCCTGAGCACAcactgaaggcagaggagggggccCAGAGATGTCCAGGCAGGTCCTGCTACCTGAGGATAAATGATTGGCCATGAATAATCCCCACCGAGATAATTGTGTTCATTCTTTTATCACAGGTGTGCTTCACAGGAAGGAAATTTGCTTTATTAGAATCTAAATTTATACCATCAATAATCGTATTACCCTCATAATTCCCTTTAAATAACCCCTCAGCGCGTGTGAAGTGGGCACTGATTCGTACGGGCTCTTCTAGGATCCCAGCCACTGAGTAGGGAGGGAAGACTATGTGCGTTTTTGAGGGGCCTCAGAACCAAGACCAACACGGCCTATGTCATTCTGTCTCCTCTTGTCCTCACAAGGTAGAcgttttcattttatagaaaatcgTTAACCTTACAGTGCTTCACAGGTGGTAGGTACTCTTTAAACACTTCACGTATCTAATAATTCATCTCCTCTTCCCATAACCCTAAGACGCGGGTGCATCAGTTATCCCCCTTTTGAGGATGTGGAGACTGAGGTCAAGGAGTGCTTCCGAGGTCACGCAGTGGGAAGTGTTGGAGCCTGGGCTTGAGCCCATAGGCTGACTTGAGCCTAgctcctccctgctgctgccTCATGTTGCCCCCTGGGTCAAAGAACTaattcgaggggcgcctgggtggctcagtgggttaagccgctgccttcggctcaggtcatgatctcagggtcctgggatcgagccccgcatcgggctctctgctcagcagggagcctgcttccctctctctctctgcctgcctctctgcctacttgtgatctctctctgtcaaataaataaataaaatctttaaaaaaaaaaaaaaagaactacttcGAGATCATAGCAGCAGTGAATGGCAGAGCTGAGAGGAGACGCAGACCTTCTGGTCTGAGGCCATTTAGTGCCCTTTCCTACTTCCCAGGCCCCTATCTTCGTTGGGGGACATATTTAGGGAtgaagccccacccccaccttgctTGTGGCCATCTCTGCCAGCCTTGGTCTTTAACAAGGGCCCAGCAGAGCGGGACTCACtgctgggagggcaggggaggccaGGCAGGAGGGAGCCGGGGGACCGGCCCCTCGTGGGCTCCTCACCACGCCTGGAGCCGTGGCGCCGGGTCTGAGGTGGGCTGggacccccttccctctcttccaggTTGGCCTTGAAGGTGCTGTGCCTGGCGCGGCGGCAGTACTCCCTGCTCCAAGCGGCCAACCTGCTTACCCCCGACATGATCATGGAGTTCGAGACGCTGCAGCAGCTGGTGCAAGAGGGAAATGCTGAGCCTGAGGCAAAGGCCTCAGGCACACCCAGTCTGGCCCAGGGGCTGCCTGTGGAGCCGTGTTCTGAGTCCGGTGAGTTTCGCTCCTGCTCTGTGTCCAGCAGGGTGCCTGGGGCCTCCTATGCTGGGGTCGCGTTGTGCTACACGGGACCCGCAGCCCACCTGTGGAATTAGGGGCTCCTGTGTGTCTCCAGCGTCTCTCTCCCCAAATTCTACCCATTCGCCTTCCTTCTGGCCGGTCCCTGATCTCTCCTCCGCACCCGCCTTCTCTGTGCCCAGATTCTCCAGGCTATTCTGGCCCCGTGACCCGGACCATGGCAAAGCAACTGAGTGGCCTCATGCCCACCCTTGGGGTCCTACCAGGGCACGACCGCACCCAAGCCCAGGTATCCCGGCGGCccacagagaagaagaagaggaggaggagaccaaGCCCCTCGGAGCCAGACAGCCCCCCTGCCCCAAAGCCGGGAACCAAGCGCCAGCGCCAGTCCTTCTTGCCCTGCCTGAGGAGGGGGTCCCTGCCTGAGGCTCAGCCTTCACTCGGGCCCACCACCCCCAAAGGGGGAAAGGCCTCCGTGTCCTGCCACTCCCCTCGCCTCTGCTCAGCCACAGTCATCAAAAGCCGggtgcccctgggccccttggctGTGCAGAACTGCTCCacccctctgtccctgcctgctCGGGACCTCAATGCCACCTTTGATCTCTCGGAGGAAGCTCCCTCGAAGCTGGGTTTCCAGGAACGCGTTGGCTGGGAGGATGTCCCCCAGGAGCTGAACGGGCTGGATCAGCCCTTCATCCCCAGGTGGGTCCCCCGGGCTCCCTCCCAggctccctcccagccctccagGCAGGGACTCAGGGGTCAGCAAGGGACAGAGGTGCTGCCGAGAGGAGTGGAAGCAGGCCTGATTTTTGGAGCCTGGTTTGCTGTCTCCCTCCCTTTGGTCTGACCAGTGTCAGTCCCCAGGCCCAGGAGGGCTGCTTCTCTTGGGGGCCCTGCCTTGTCTGTCCATACTCCAAAGCTGCCAGCTCTGGGACAGTTTGTGACATGCCCACGAGTGGCTAACGGGGTCCCCCCCACACTTGGGGAGGGTCAGTGGGAGCAGGAATAAGGAGGTGACCTTGTCCTCTCTATTCCTCTGTATCACTCACACCCCCTGGCCCAGTCTTAGTTCCACATCCCGCTGAGAAATGCGTATTTCTGCCATCTCCACCTCGATTTTACCCCCTAGCCCAGCATCTGGACAGGAAGGGGATCCTCAGAAAACTCTATTCAGCATTTTTTGGTGAAAAGATGAAGCTCTCACCTTTGCCTTCCACTCACCTGCCAGGGTTAGGGAAACAGTGACCAGCTGGGGAAAGTCCAAGGCC is a window from the Neovison vison isolate M4711 chromosome 5, ASM_NN_V1, whole genome shotgun sequence genome containing:
- the KIF18B gene encoding kinesin-like protein KIF18B isoform X2, encoding MVMPVEDSKVRVVVRVRPPTPRELESQRRPVVQVVDERVLVFDPEEPDGGFLGLKWGSTHDGPKKKGKDLTFVFDRVFGEAATQQDVFQHTTHSVLDSFLQGYNCSVFAYGATGAGKTHTMLGREGDPGIMYLTTMELYRRLEAHQEEKRFEVLISYQEVYNEQIHDLLEPKGPLAIREDPDKGVVVPGLSFHQPTSAEQLLELLTRGNHNRTQHPTDANATSSRSHAIFQIFVKQQDRVPGLTQALRVAKMSLIDLAGSERASSTHAKGERLREGANINRSLLALINVLNALADAKGRKSHVPYRDSKLTRLLKDSIGGNCHTVMIATISPSSLTYEDTYNTLKYADRAKEIKLALKSNVISLDCHISQYATVCQQLQAEVAALREKLQVYEARAGARPQDLLKSPKSGPSQQLLTSQPSPSGLPSQPCTPELHTGSAVLQEESLGPETQVGRVVERNSPDLELPQEDKDKDAVEKEVPIQVPKQTLGHQLPRSPSLTLQPKPDVGCLSPQNLGRDHSKQLALKVLCLARRQYSLLQAANLLTPDMIMEFETLQQLVQEGNAEPEAKASGTPSLAQGLPVEPCSESDSPGYSGPVTRTMAKQLSGLMPTLGVLPGHDRTQAQVSRRPTEKKKRRRRPSPSEPDSPPAPKPGTKRQRQSFLPCLRRGSLPEAQPSLGPTTPKGGKASVSCHSPRLCSATVIKSRVPLGPLAVQNCSTPLSLPARDLNATFDLSEEAPSKLGFQERVGWEDVPQELNGLDQPFIPSGPVPLFTMKGPKTTSSFPGTSARKKRRAASSSVSRSLGVARGHSRIARLPSSTLKKPAGLFTIPANWPAEAPSGPRCPGNQQELTGIGRALSSGSCVAKVS
- the KIF18B gene encoding kinesin-like protein KIF18B isoform X1: MQDKMLKDSEEKEQGVAMVMPVEDSKVRVVVRVRPPTPRELESQRRPVVQVVDERVLVFDPEEPDGGFLGLKWGSTHDGPKKKGKDLTFVFDRVFGEAATQQDVFQHTTHSVLDSFLQGYNCSVFAYGATGAGKTHTMLGREGDPGIMYLTTMELYRRLEAHQEEKRFEVLISYQEVYNEQIHDLLEPKGPLAIREDPDKGVVVPGLSFHQPTSAEQLLELLTRGNHNRTQHPTDANATSSRSHAIFQIFVKQQDRVPGLTQALRVAKMSLIDLAGSERASSTHAKGERLREGANINRSLLALINVLNALADAKGRKSHVPYRDSKLTRLLKDSIGGNCHTVMIATISPSSLTYEDTYNTLKYADRAKEIKLALKSNVISLDCHISQYATVCQQLQAEVAALREKLQVYEARAGARPQDLLKSPKSGPSQQLLTSQPSPSGLPSQPCTPELHTGSAVLQEESLGPETQVGRVVERNSPDLELPQEDKDKDAVEKEVPIQVPKQTLGHQLPRSPSLTLQPKPDVGCLSPQNLGRDHSKQLALKVLCLARRQYSLLQAANLLTPDMIMEFETLQQLVQEGNAEPEAKASGTPSLAQGLPVEPCSESDSPGYSGPVTRTMAKQLSGLMPTLGVLPGHDRTQAQVSRRPTEKKKRRRRPSPSEPDSPPAPKPGTKRQRQSFLPCLRRGSLPEAQPSLGPTTPKGGKASVSCHSPRLCSATVIKSRVPLGPLAVQNCSTPLSLPARDLNATFDLSEEAPSKLGFQERVGWEDVPQELNGLDQPFIPSGPVPLFTMKGPKTTSSFPGTSARKKRRAASSSVSRSLGVARGHSRIARLPSSTLKKPAGLFTIPANWPAEAPSGPRCPGNQQELTGIGRALSSGSCVAKVS